The following are from one region of the Myxocyprinus asiaticus isolate MX2 ecotype Aquarium Trade chromosome 2, UBuf_Myxa_2, whole genome shotgun sequence genome:
- the LOC127412930 gene encoding troponin I, fast skeletal muscle-like isoform X2, producing MKHKRDKVVLQCSSLKAHWSALHQFHKELKSFAEPSQNAIKTLFQYGGRLQFLVYSVAQIFLKGSLSSFSTFPVTEHNRKSVTMSEKKMTSSRRHNLKSLVLAIAKDLLEAEEKQSAEDRVQYMEEKCPALSLPGSMQELQDFCKQLHQKIDVVDEERYDMAAKVAKSDKEIEDLKMKVQDLKGKFKKPALKKVRMSADAMLQALLGSKHKVSMDLRANLKQVKKEVKEEDKEAVGDWRKNIEDKAGMGGRKKMFESEA from the exons ATGAAGCATAAGAGAGACAAAGTTGTTTTGCAGTGCAG CAGCTTGAAGGCTCATTGGTCTGCGCTACACCAATTCCATAAAGAGTTAAAGAGTTTTGCTGAGCCATCACAGAATGCTATCAAAACCCTCTTTCAGTACGGAGGCCGCCTGCAGTTCCTGGTCTATTCTGTTGCCCAGATTTTCTTAAAG GGAAGTCTCTCCTCGTTCTCTACATTTCCTGtaacagaacacaacagaaagTCTGTCACCATGTCTGA AAAAAAGATGACCTCAAGCCGCCGGCACAATCTCAAG AGTTTGGTGCTGGCTATAGCTAAGGACCTGTTGGAAGCTGAGGAAAAGCAGTCAGCGGAGGACAGAGTTCAATATATGGAGGAGAAATGCCCTGCTCTCTCTCTGCCTGGCTCTATGCAAGAACTACAG GATTTTTGCAAACAGCTCCATCAGAAGATCGATGTGGTGGATGAGGAGAGATATGACATGGCTGCCAAAGTGGCTAAGAGTGACAAAGAG ATTGAGGATCTAAAGATGAAGGTTCAGGACCTGAAAGGTAAATTCAAGAAACCAGCTCTGAAGAAAGTACGCATGTCTGCTGATGCCATGCTACAGGCTCTGCTGGGCTCCAAACACAAGGTGTCCATGGACCTGAGAGCCAACCTCAAACAAGTCAAGAAAGAGGTCAAGGAGGAG GATAAGGAAGCTGTGGGCGACTGGCGTAAGAACATTGAGGATAAGGCTGGCATGGGTGGCAGGAAGAAGATGTTTGAATCTGAGGCTTAA
- the LOC127412930 gene encoding troponin I, fast skeletal muscle-like isoform X1 yields MTALTLFPFPLGIRRLLGHKVSIAHGKCVLNESLKAHWSALHQFHKELKSFAEPSQNAIKTLFQYGGRLQFLVYSVAQIFLKGSLSSFSTFPVTEHNRKSVTMSEKKMTSSRRHNLKSLVLAIAKDLLEAEEKQSAEDRVQYMEEKCPALSLPGSMQELQDFCKQLHQKIDVVDEERYDMAAKVAKSDKEIEDLKMKVQDLKGKFKKPALKKVRMSADAMLQALLGSKHKVSMDLRANLKQVKKEVKEEDKEAVGDWRKNIEDKAGMGGRKKMFESEA; encoded by the exons ATGACAGCTCTGACACTCTTCCCTTTCCCTCTTGGAATTAGAAGACTGTTAGGACACAAAGTCTCTATAGCACATGGAAAATGTGTGCTAAATGAAAG CTTGAAGGCTCATTGGTCTGCGCTACACCAATTCCATAAAGAGTTAAAGAGTTTTGCTGAGCCATCACAGAATGCTATCAAAACCCTCTTTCAGTACGGAGGCCGCCTGCAGTTCCTGGTCTATTCTGTTGCCCAGATTTTCTTAAAG GGAAGTCTCTCCTCGTTCTCTACATTTCCTGtaacagaacacaacagaaagTCTGTCACCATGTCTGA AAAAAAGATGACCTCAAGCCGCCGGCACAATCTCAAG AGTTTGGTGCTGGCTATAGCTAAGGACCTGTTGGAAGCTGAGGAAAAGCAGTCAGCGGAGGACAGAGTTCAATATATGGAGGAGAAATGCCCTGCTCTCTCTCTGCCTGGCTCTATGCAAGAACTACAG GATTTTTGCAAACAGCTCCATCAGAAGATCGATGTGGTGGATGAGGAGAGATATGACATGGCTGCCAAAGTGGCTAAGAGTGACAAAGAG ATTGAGGATCTAAAGATGAAGGTTCAGGACCTGAAAGGTAAATTCAAGAAACCAGCTCTGAAGAAAGTACGCATGTCTGCTGATGCCATGCTACAGGCTCTGCTGGGCTCCAAACACAAGGTGTCCATGGACCTGAGAGCCAACCTCAAACAAGTCAAGAAAGAGGTCAAGGAGGAG GATAAGGAAGCTGTGGGCGACTGGCGTAAGAACATTGAGGATAAGGCTGGCATGGGTGGCAGGAAGAAGATGTTTGAATCTGAGGCTTAA
- the LOC127455826 gene encoding troponin I, fast skeletal muscle-like — protein MSEKKMTSSRRHHLKSLLLQIAYGILEEETAEAEQEKQRYMQENCPALSLPGNMQGLQDLCKKLHQQIDTVDEQRYDMESKVAKSDKEIEDLKIKVQDLKGKFKKPVLKKVRMSADAMLQALLGSKHKVSLDLRANLKQVKKEVKEEEKDSVGDWRKNIEDKAGMDGRKKMFESEA, from the exons ATGTCTGA GAAAAAGATGACATCCAGCCGTAGGCACCATCTGAAG AGTTTGTTGCTTCAGATCGCTTACGGGATTTTAGAGGAAGAAACAGCTGAGGCAGAGCAAGAAAAACAGAGATACATGCAGGAGAACTGCCCTGCTCTCTCACTGCCGGGAAACATGCAGGGACTACAG GATCTGTGTAAAAAGTTGCACCAGCAGATTGATACAGTTGACGAACAAAGGTACGATATGGAGAGCAAGGTGGCCAAGTCAGACAAGGAG ATTGAGGATCTGAAGATAAAGGTTCAGGACCTAAAAGGTAAATTCAAGAAGCCTGTTTTGAAGAAAGTACGCATGTCTGCTGATGCCATGCTGCAGGCTCTGCTGGGCTCCAAACACAAGGTGTCCCTGGACCTGAGAGCCAACCTCAAACAAGTCAAAAAGGAGGTCAAGGAGGAG GAGAAGGATTCTGTAGGTGACTGGCGAAAGAACATTGAGGATAAGGCTGGTATGGATGGCAGGAAGAAGATGTTTGAGTCTGAGGCCTGA
- the LOC127455074 gene encoding lymphocyte-specific protein 1-like isoform X1 — translation MSSSILRRHSSKLGLQKLQKITAQRSLEDAEEIEREHRRRARASTSSEPPTPTVTPQDSPRTAQTLNNQGQNNLVPSCPSSLEEDEGFSDWAQHLSRRKQRKLEHDDVEPHLNGSHHSTKQLQLCSSSAQQIKLQQSDLNMYDTTPSIQTRSPLSNQQNLVEDDDIEDWDAREWERRNNIKATEKEERESRPWCEEDETPGRVKENQRCDMNDEVWEKKAEMKISFTSKLLLQQNGRQNSINGQEGKRINQCVSEDVCVKSSEENQQHRDTEDQTHEEVQRRMREEERERKRRDVMEKLKRLSISSADPEEPFSPLSPKSPSYMAEGEDCQSEGTLSITERTESLNRSVKKRNSIKTTQSPTIISKLDDRLEQYNHAVEECCKEGNIVKQPLIDVTTSQEPVSARKTLFEAGEAWNQNSATATPSKDTEGLKVGVTDLINQWVKGNPDVSFKSPNSKAASPEVKAGEVRNIKSMWENLGDTSQDKSCVKGSAGKRYKFVESGHGKYEKVLVNDETN, via the exons ATGTCCAGCTCAATCCTGCGACGACATTCCAGCAAATTGGGATTACAGAAACTCCAAAA GATCACAGCTCAGCGCAGTCTGGAGGATGCAGAAGAAATCGAGAGAGAACACAGACGGCGTGCAAGAGCCAGTACCTCTTCTGAGCCTCCTACACCTACTGTGACACCACAGGACAGCCCTCGAACTGCACAGACTCTGAACAACCA GGGTCAGAATAATCTTGTTCCGAGCTGTCCATCATCTTTGGAAGAAGACGAAGGCTTCAGTGATTGGGCACAGCATCTGAGTAGGCGGAAACAGAGAAAATTGGAACATGATGATGTAGAACCACATCTAAATGGCTCCCATCACTCAACCAAACAACTCCAGCTCTGTTCCAGCTCAGCTCAACAAATTAAACTGCAGCAAAGTGATTTAAATATGTATGACACCACCCCATCCATACAGACCCGATCCCCCCtttcaaatcaacaaaacctgGTTGAGGATGATGATATTGAAGACTGGGATGCCAGAGAGTGGGAAAGAAGGAATAACATTAAGGCAACagaaaaagaggagagagagagcagaccaTGGTGTGAAGAGGATGAGACTCCAGGAAGGGTGAAAGAAAATCAGAGATGTGATATGAATGATGag GTGTGGGAAAAGAAGGCAGAGATGAAGATATCATTCACTTCCAAACTCCTTCTCCAACAGAATGGGAGGCAAAACAGCATTAATGGACAGGAGGGAAAGAGAATAAATCAATG TGTGTCTGAGGATGTGTGTGTGAAGAGCAGTGAGGAGAACCAGCAGCACAGAGATACAGAGGATCAGACGCATGAGGAGGTACAGAGAAGGAtgagagaggaggagagagagaggaagaggagggatGTGATGGAGAAGTTGAAGAGGTTGAGTATATCCAGTGCAGATCCAGAGGAGCCCTTCAGTCCTCTCAGCCCCAAGAGCCCCTCCTACATG GCTGAGGGTGAGGACTGCCAATCAGAGGGTACACTTTCG ATTACTGAGAGGACTGAGTCTCTAAACCGTTCCGTTAAAAAAAG AAACAGCATAAAGACGACCCAATCTCCCACGATCATCTCAAAGTTAGATGACAGATTGGAGCAGTACAACCATGCTGTTGAG GAGTGCTGTAAGGAGGGCAATATAGTCAAGCAACCTCTAATTGATGTCACAACATCACAAGAGCCTGTATCTGCTCGGAAGACCCTGTTTGAGGCAGGAGAAGCCTGGAATCAGAATTCAGCAACTGCCACGCCCTCTAAG GATACAGAGGGACTAAAGGTGGGCGTGACTGATTTAATTAACCAGTGGGTGAAGGGAAATCCTGATGTCAGCTTCAAGAGTCCCAACTCCAAAGCAGCA TCTCCGGAAGTTAAAGCTGGTGAAGTGCGTAACATAAAATCCATGTGGGAGAATCTGGGAGACACATCACAGGATAAATCATGTGTGAAG
- the LOC127455074 gene encoding lymphocyte-specific protein 1-like isoform X3, which produces MSSSILRRHSSKLGLQKLQKITAQRSLEDAEEIEREHRRRARASTSSEPPTPTVTPQDSPRTAQTLNNQGQNNLVPSCPSSLEEDEGFSDWAQHLSRRKQRKLEHDDVEPHLNGSHHSTKQLQLCSSSAQQIKLQQSDLNMYDTTPSIQTRSPLSNQQNLVEDDDIEDWDAREWERRNNIKATEKEERESRPWCEEDETPGRVKENQRCDMNDEVWEKKAEMKISFTSKLLLQQNGRQNSINGQEGKRINQCVSEDVCVKSSEENQQHRDTEDQTHEEVQRRMREEERERKRRDVMEKLKRLSISSADPEEPFSPLSPKSPSYMAEGEDCQSEGTLSITERTESLNRSVKKRNSIKTTQSPTIISKLDDRLEQYNHAVEECCKEGNIVKQPLIDVTTSQEPVSARKTLFEAGEAWNQNSATATPSKDTEGLKVGVTDLINQWVKGNPDVSFKSPNSKAAGSAGKRYKFVESGHGKYEKVLVNDETN; this is translated from the exons ATGTCCAGCTCAATCCTGCGACGACATTCCAGCAAATTGGGATTACAGAAACTCCAAAA GATCACAGCTCAGCGCAGTCTGGAGGATGCAGAAGAAATCGAGAGAGAACACAGACGGCGTGCAAGAGCCAGTACCTCTTCTGAGCCTCCTACACCTACTGTGACACCACAGGACAGCCCTCGAACTGCACAGACTCTGAACAACCA GGGTCAGAATAATCTTGTTCCGAGCTGTCCATCATCTTTGGAAGAAGACGAAGGCTTCAGTGATTGGGCACAGCATCTGAGTAGGCGGAAACAGAGAAAATTGGAACATGATGATGTAGAACCACATCTAAATGGCTCCCATCACTCAACCAAACAACTCCAGCTCTGTTCCAGCTCAGCTCAACAAATTAAACTGCAGCAAAGTGATTTAAATATGTATGACACCACCCCATCCATACAGACCCGATCCCCCCtttcaaatcaacaaaacctgGTTGAGGATGATGATATTGAAGACTGGGATGCCAGAGAGTGGGAAAGAAGGAATAACATTAAGGCAACagaaaaagaggagagagagagcagaccaTGGTGTGAAGAGGATGAGACTCCAGGAAGGGTGAAAGAAAATCAGAGATGTGATATGAATGATGag GTGTGGGAAAAGAAGGCAGAGATGAAGATATCATTCACTTCCAAACTCCTTCTCCAACAGAATGGGAGGCAAAACAGCATTAATGGACAGGAGGGAAAGAGAATAAATCAATG TGTGTCTGAGGATGTGTGTGTGAAGAGCAGTGAGGAGAACCAGCAGCACAGAGATACAGAGGATCAGACGCATGAGGAGGTACAGAGAAGGAtgagagaggaggagagagagaggaagaggagggatGTGATGGAGAAGTTGAAGAGGTTGAGTATATCCAGTGCAGATCCAGAGGAGCCCTTCAGTCCTCTCAGCCCCAAGAGCCCCTCCTACATG GCTGAGGGTGAGGACTGCCAATCAGAGGGTACACTTTCG ATTACTGAGAGGACTGAGTCTCTAAACCGTTCCGTTAAAAAAAG AAACAGCATAAAGACGACCCAATCTCCCACGATCATCTCAAAGTTAGATGACAGATTGGAGCAGTACAACCATGCTGTTGAG GAGTGCTGTAAGGAGGGCAATATAGTCAAGCAACCTCTAATTGATGTCACAACATCACAAGAGCCTGTATCTGCTCGGAAGACCCTGTTTGAGGCAGGAGAAGCCTGGAATCAGAATTCAGCAACTGCCACGCCCTCTAAG GATACAGAGGGACTAAAGGTGGGCGTGACTGATTTAATTAACCAGTGGGTGAAGGGAAATCCTGATGTCAGCTTCAAGAGTCCCAACTCCAAAGCAGCA
- the LOC127455074 gene encoding lymphocyte-specific protein 1-like isoform X2 translates to MSSSILRRHSSKLGLQKLQKITAQRSLEDAEEIEREHRRRARASTSSEPPTPTVTPQDSPRTAQTLNNQGQNNLVPSCPSSLEEDEGFSDWAQHLSRRKQRKLEHDDVEPHLNGSHHSTKQLQLCSSSAQQIKLQQSDLNMYDTTPSIQTRSPLSNQQNLVEDDDIEDWDAREWERRNNIKATEKEERESRPWCEEDETPGRVKENQRCDMNDEVWEKKAEMKISFTSKLLLQQNGRQNSINGQEGKRINQCVSEDVCVKSSEENQQHRDTEDQTHEEVQRRMREEERERKRRDVMEKLKRLSISSADPEEPFSPLSPKSPSYMITERTESLNRSVKKRNSIKTTQSPTIISKLDDRLEQYNHAVEECCKEGNIVKQPLIDVTTSQEPVSARKTLFEAGEAWNQNSATATPSKDTEGLKVGVTDLINQWVKGNPDVSFKSPNSKAASPEVKAGEVRNIKSMWENLGDTSQDKSCVKGSAGKRYKFVESGHGKYEKVLVNDETN, encoded by the exons ATGTCCAGCTCAATCCTGCGACGACATTCCAGCAAATTGGGATTACAGAAACTCCAAAA GATCACAGCTCAGCGCAGTCTGGAGGATGCAGAAGAAATCGAGAGAGAACACAGACGGCGTGCAAGAGCCAGTACCTCTTCTGAGCCTCCTACACCTACTGTGACACCACAGGACAGCCCTCGAACTGCACAGACTCTGAACAACCA GGGTCAGAATAATCTTGTTCCGAGCTGTCCATCATCTTTGGAAGAAGACGAAGGCTTCAGTGATTGGGCACAGCATCTGAGTAGGCGGAAACAGAGAAAATTGGAACATGATGATGTAGAACCACATCTAAATGGCTCCCATCACTCAACCAAACAACTCCAGCTCTGTTCCAGCTCAGCTCAACAAATTAAACTGCAGCAAAGTGATTTAAATATGTATGACACCACCCCATCCATACAGACCCGATCCCCCCtttcaaatcaacaaaacctgGTTGAGGATGATGATATTGAAGACTGGGATGCCAGAGAGTGGGAAAGAAGGAATAACATTAAGGCAACagaaaaagaggagagagagagcagaccaTGGTGTGAAGAGGATGAGACTCCAGGAAGGGTGAAAGAAAATCAGAGATGTGATATGAATGATGag GTGTGGGAAAAGAAGGCAGAGATGAAGATATCATTCACTTCCAAACTCCTTCTCCAACAGAATGGGAGGCAAAACAGCATTAATGGACAGGAGGGAAAGAGAATAAATCAATG TGTGTCTGAGGATGTGTGTGTGAAGAGCAGTGAGGAGAACCAGCAGCACAGAGATACAGAGGATCAGACGCATGAGGAGGTACAGAGAAGGAtgagagaggaggagagagagaggaagaggagggatGTGATGGAGAAGTTGAAGAGGTTGAGTATATCCAGTGCAGATCCAGAGGAGCCCTTCAGTCCTCTCAGCCCCAAGAGCCCCTCCTACATG ATTACTGAGAGGACTGAGTCTCTAAACCGTTCCGTTAAAAAAAG AAACAGCATAAAGACGACCCAATCTCCCACGATCATCTCAAAGTTAGATGACAGATTGGAGCAGTACAACCATGCTGTTGAG GAGTGCTGTAAGGAGGGCAATATAGTCAAGCAACCTCTAATTGATGTCACAACATCACAAGAGCCTGTATCTGCTCGGAAGACCCTGTTTGAGGCAGGAGAAGCCTGGAATCAGAATTCAGCAACTGCCACGCCCTCTAAG GATACAGAGGGACTAAAGGTGGGCGTGACTGATTTAATTAACCAGTGGGTGAAGGGAAATCCTGATGTCAGCTTCAAGAGTCCCAACTCCAAAGCAGCA TCTCCGGAAGTTAAAGCTGGTGAAGTGCGTAACATAAAATCCATGTGGGAGAATCTGGGAGACACATCACAGGATAAATCATGTGTGAAG